The sequence below is a genomic window from Glycine max cultivar Williams 82 chromosome 20, Glycine_max_v4.0, whole genome shotgun sequence.
aagaggaaacgaaaAAGCGAGAGGTGTTAGTGCAATGTGTAGTAACCTTTCCAAATGGAGACACAATTTGCTGAAGGGCTGTAATTTTGTCCCCTAGCTTGACTTTGGGTGCCTGCACCTTTTAAACAATGAATAGAAGTTTCTTAACAATGCATACAAAAGGAGGTTCCCCACTTTATGCTTTTCTTTACACTAATAAGTTCATGTGTTgggtattttatatatatacctttGAAGAAGAAGCTGTTGATGTATCTTGCTTAGGTTTTTTCAACATTGCATCTGAAGATTCTTCAGATCTTTTCTTCTTTACTTCACGTGTTGTCCCCTCCCCTTTTCCATTAACATTAGTTCTTATCTGCATCACATCATATTGTAcacatttcataaaaaaaattaagctaaaGCTAGCTGTATGATAAACCATAATAattggtttatatatatataatagtaacCTTACCGGTGGTGATGGTGTTTGAAGACCTTGCTTCTTTGATTCAGATACGTTCAGGTACTTCATACTAGGCTTTTGACTATGGACTCCAATAACTGGCCTTCCCAATCTACTATTAAAGGATATAACATCTGAGAAATTTCTTGTGCATGAAGAAATATTGGGCATACCATGGTAGAGTTTGCAACTATCACCCACTGAAAGGCTATTGAATCCATTGGCATTCAATGTTTTTCCAAATACTGCTCCTGGTGGCACTTCACTTGCATGATACTCTTGCTTCACCTTCATGTCATGATCATAGCAATTAGGAATCACTCCAGAACTTCTACTTGCTCCTCCAAGAGAGCATGATGATGTGGAGTCTCTAAAAGGTTGCTTGAAGTGTTCAGATTGTGGGAAGTGATGATCCATGGAATTAGAACTCAAGGACATGTTGTTTGTTTGTGGATCAAAGTGGCTACTAACTTCTGGGTCTGGTGGAGCAATAGACCAAGTGCTTACAAGATTGGATAACTTGGTCAACCTTTCATTATTCTCAATCATCGCCTCACTGAACCCATTTAAGTGCTTCTCAAAGCTATTTAATGAAGTTGGACCATTATATTCCCAACTTGTATGATCAAGTTTCTTCAAGTAGTCACACACTGGTTGAAACATAGTGCTTGTCATGCTTTTGGATGACAGTGCATCCAGAAAGTTCTCTCCAATTTCTTGGCCGTTGTGCAACTCGCCGTTTGATCCAACACCTCtaaaattatttgtgaaaaaaatttagttgtaatcaaactaaatgaaaaatataacaaatcaaTCTTAATATTGTGTGCACAAACCAAATTAAAATCCGTTAATTCAGCTTGATGAAAGATTTCAAAGATAATAAAGCACGTGTATATTAAAGTTGTATACCTTATAGTGTTTTAGGAGCGGTTTTATTATTTGTGTGGATGAATACGAAGGAAACTAAGAAAATAGATAGAGAATAAGAGATCATAGTTTTATAGTATGAACACACAAACGAATTGGTTGACTGGAGTAGCGCACATAACAGCTTTTAGATAGTGGAAAGCAAAAGCCTAGAAGATTATTTGACCAATGAAAACCACAGTACCTTAACCCTACTATTAATTAGCACCTATATATAAGCACCCTTAAATTTCACCCTTTTTTCTATCCTTAAAGATTATCCTCGATCTTATCTCTTCTTACCGCTGCCGATTATATATAGCAATAAACAACATCGAATATACCTATTTATAAAAGTACTCTAAATATTCTTATTCATATAGCTATATTTATTCcactttttattgttaaatcaTTAATAACATATAAACTTACGATAAAACATGACTCCAAAGTTGATTATCTGAAGCATGTTCTCCCATCAACTCGTTGGAGGAAGGAGCAGGTGGCTCAATGAGTCTGCGAGAGGACTCAACAGTGAGACTTGAATGGTTGGAAGCATTAGTGAAAGATGTAGAAACAGATATATCCTCCTCACAAGAAGAGGAAGAATTAGGGTTTGGTTGGCTGTTCCATGTGCTATTAGTATCGTTCCAGGAAGAAAGAGAATTTGCCTGGAGATACCACCAATTGAATGGGGTAATAGAGGTTGCAACTGTGTTTCCAGCACTTTCTTCAGTCATCTCTCTCTCTAATatctctcaatttttttcttcttactcTCCCTTTTATTGGTTGAATAATGGACCTTGGCTAGGGTTGGATATATAACTCTCTATTTGCTTCTTGTTGTTGTGGTGGGGATTTATGGAGAGGATTGCTCCAATTTCAGTGACGTATAAATTTGTAGGTTATATCAATTATAGGGGAGACAATAAAATATGCAGCCTGAGTTTTTCCACTAAGTTCGTGGGCAATTATTATATGAGGTGATGGGCCAGCACGAGTTTAATTGGCTTAATGTTGCTAATGTTGGCGAGCATGGTATTTGGGGTTGCTAGTTTTATTACCACTTAGGTTAttacacattaattttttatattactttcattctagataattaaaaatataattaaatcacaTCACGTTCTatctatatttatgtttttaatataaagaagtagaaaatattgattcacaaaaaaataacaatcctGTATTGCTCTGTACGTACATTGAGCACTTTCTTTCCGGTCTTTCGTGAAGAGTACAGAGTATTACCACTCATTTCATGGGGATAAATAACTTTatcaaaatattgtaaaaattggatataaattaatgttgtctgacaaaaaaaaaattacagaacATCAGAAAGTGTAATTTCGCATGCAGTTTTCCATATTCATGCAACTATACGTGTTCGTTATCAAATTTTctatcatataataaaatactttaaaggATGCGATCTTGCAGTTCTAAACGAACTGCATGTAATGCTTATCTTAAGCATGGTGTAGTTTATTAATATGGGGTAGAATTTGGATAGAGATAAGCTTTTTTGTGATCATTTTGACCTAGTTTGGTTTAGTTTGTGGAAACTTTTCATTTACCAAATCTTTctgaatttaaaactttttttaaagcaaTTATGCCAATCTTTAGTGCGGTTGCAAGTGTTATGTAAAAGTTACACGATAGAGTTTCTGAAAAAAAGTTTaggataaataaattaattttaaattatactaaaagttttattttattttatttattatttattaataaattaaagtggTTCTtggtttgtttttcaaaattataagttaatacATTCTTAGTGTGTGCATGAAAGTTATAAATTACCTAGGGTAGAAGTTAGGTTATTCAAGTCTTAGAAGTTGGAAAGGGAAGAGTTTAGCATTTTTTATTACCAAGAATCATAGACTCCCGTACACTATTTTTGAACTAGCTGAATTAATTTTCCATATGCGTTTGACTAAATTCAGCTTGTGGGACCCGCCTGTAGCAAATGGAGATGTTGAGCGGGGAAGGATCAGTTTGTTTTTGTCAAATGGATCGGCATGCTCACCACTCAAAATGTTCTTTTGAAGAAATTTGTTTTGGACAAATGGTGCCAAATggagtttttctcttttaccATTGTTGGATCGTGAAGAGAACTGAAAATATTGAGATGTTCAATAATAGTTTATAAGTAAAACCcatgcaattattttttatccaagTAAAACCCATACAACCCAGTAGATTTTgtacttcttttttgtttcatagaaaaaaaaaatcgtaaacatagaaaaaaaatcatcaaataaaATACTCTATCCACAATAGAGGGAAAAAATTGCATGGATGAAAAAGTTGTATGCATCAATACGCAAATTCAAAATCTATCTTAATACATGATTTCAACTTCAAGTAAAAATTCATTCACAATCTAAGTAAAATCCactcaaatattttaataagaaatatGTAGATAATATATttccattaaatttaaaaaactcaTATGGAATGTCAATATTAGACATAATATATATCTAATGAAGCCAAGTACAGAACTATAATGCATTTTTAGATTGATTTGATCATATACCAACCTAATtacacaaaggtaaacttaagcatagaaaaaacaaatataaacacAATTTGGGTTAACCCACGACTCATAAAAACCGActgttatgtttttaaattagcTAACCTTTATTTATAACCAACTTTGAACCTTTGTCATTTCCACTTCATCAGCATTTagttttaaaactttaataCAATATACTTTGTGTTCAGCCTTATTGACCATAAAATGCAAATCCAAGTAAGCTTCAAAATCTAGTAACAACGGTAACAAAGCCAATTAACATCATATGCTCTAGTTACAAAGTTAAAATCTTGTGTCGCATTGTTAATGATAACAAGGGCATTCCTGTGTTGGTGCATAAAAAATCCAATACTTAATTTGGTTAAAATACACTTTtagttgtttatattttttattatatttaatttgatcttttatctttaaaaaaataatttaatcatttatgtttttaaagttagTTAAAATGATCTTGCTGAAACaatgatcatttttaaatttaggacataattttgaattttttttacttatttaatatataaattatgtctCATTagattcatttatataaaaacttttaaacCTAATTGATAAGGAATCCATCTCAACCCCTCTTACTAGATTGAGAAAAAGCGATCTCGATCTTTTATTTGAgccaaaaagaaacaaacataattaaaatggcttgaaaaaataagtttcgtgagaaatctgaaaagaatttaaaactaatttttaaaatttttcagttATAATGTACACCCCACTAAGAGGATCCTCATATATAGTTACTAAGCTAAGGAGTGTTTTATGAGATGGGTTTATGCAACTCAAGAAGagttgaaagaaaagaaaggctaGGAGACCCCCTATATGTCAAAGGAAGGGATAGTCGATCTCCTTTAGACTAGGGGATGGGATTAACATTCTTGGGCAAGGAAAGAATGTATGAGGGAACCTCTTCGATAACAAAGGTGATTCAAACTACTCGGAGGGGCATATAGTTAATATGATGTCACAAACAAAGGAGACACTTCTTGAAGACTTAGAGATCATCAAGTCAAGCGAAAGATAATAATAAAGGTAACTAGAACtagacataaaacaaaaaaataataatttatgtgaaTGTTAATGTTAGAAATGCATGTTTTTCCCTGTTTGAGTAGatgatgtgtgtgtgtctaGTTACTAGGTAAGGAAAATGAAGTAGGTCCTATACATTAGGTGAGGACATAGACTATAAATGTTTATATGCTCCCTATGGATATGTCAGGGTTATACCTCAGTAAAGGTTGATGTTAACCTGGAATGAACAAGGTAGGCAAAAGGAAAGGTAAGTTCCTTACCCAATGTAATAGGGAAGTTTTGAGTGACTTAATTAGTGTAATACTGATCTTAGACTAACTAAAGTAGTCTAATCTAAGTACTAGAAGAAAGTGAGAGAAAGATGGCATAAGAATCGATTAGCTATTAAGATAATACCTCCTAGTGTCTGATGACTCACTAAAGTTGATAGAAACAAATTCACATAATAGTTGTGAGAATGAGTATGTAACagagaaaattaacataagggttAGTATAGAAGTAAACCATAGGCAAGAAGAGTTCCTAGAGGTTTAGTGAGTAAGACCATGAGAGCTAAGAAAAGAATTACTAGGATAAGAGAATCATATCCCCGATCCTAAAGTGTTTTGAGCAGTCACTAAGACTTGTGTCTCATTGTTTAAAGTTTCATGTTTTTTAAGGTTAAGCAGGTGAACATTCTAAGATGAAGCTTGATTGCTTGAAGATACTAGCAGGAGGAGATAGTTTAGCATGTACCTTCAAATGTATGAGAGTACATTTTAGTTTATGTACCTTTATTTTTACGCTTTGTATGACCCCTAAGTGTCAAGTGGCTTGTATGTTTAGTATTTCGATAAGAGTTTTGTTTAGAAGGATctttagtattttatattttattttcgcTTGATAaactcaatatatatatatatatatatatgtttatgtaTATTCAAAGCTTCCATGTTATAGAAATCTAAGCGTAACTAAGGTAATACCTCCTAGTATGTTACAAATATATGACCTAACTCTGTGAAATTGTTGGTGCATTTAATTAAGTCGACAGAATTTTTTAATCCTGAAAatggtttaaattaaaaaggccttgtgaatttaaaactttaattaattggaccttgaaaccaaaataaaatttcttgctCCACCATCGCCTATCCTTatacaatttataataaattaaagttagATAGGTCAGGAGTGCGTGTATGCAAGACATAAGTTGAAACAATATTTGTATGATCGAGTATCTTAAtccatgaaaattttatttctgtTAACCTGCCACCCCACATCCAAGTAAGTACGCAAGAATAAGAGAACTATGGTGGGCTGGTgttacacaattttattttctccttaaagaaaataaattcaacTGTCTTCCTTGTATGAATTGAAGACCATTGGCTCAAACACAAAGTAACCTTTTAGTTCCTGCACTAGACAAACTACTACGTACAAACAGATGTTCCTGAGCCACATTAATCCATTAACTTTACAACGAAATTAATTAACTAAGATCAAAAGTGAGCCATCATAACCAAATAATCcgtataatttttaatagtatAGTGTCTTTAGTTTGAAAGATGTAAAGGTTGGAGATAGGAGACGATATATACACAAAGTTGATAGGTTAGGTGgctttattttaacattatgtCCTTTTGTTCGTACTGTTCAATTAGAACTATTGATAACCATGAGAGAGATagtttaattgtttaattagtatatattatgattttttaacgTGTGACTTAAGAAATTTGATTTGCTTGGGCCACCGGGAAGAAACCTACTAATTGCATGAAAGGGACGACGAAGGGGTTACTGATATCGTTATGGAAAATATGTTTGACATAAATTGGTCTGTATATTGAGCTGAAAGTTAACATTAACGTATTTGATGCAACCGATTATTACTGAATTGGCGAGAACTATATCTCTATTGCCCTGTTAATCTCTAtgtaacatatttaattatgttttatagtTTGCGAGAAAAaactaattacatttttttaaaggcaAAGAAGTTAGATTTTATTAAAAGCAGTTTAGTGCACAAGATGTGCCCGAACTGTGTGTGTTATAGTAATAGAGAACATGGAAATTAAAGAGgccaaatattattaataaactcAATCAAGAATCCACGTTATCCACTGAAATTCACTCGAGCCTAATTAATTGGGGAGGGTTAACACTCAACctattatttttagtccttgacAGACACTCAACTCACTTTTCAGTTCCTACAAAATTGTAAACTTTTAATATATGTGTTGTTCTTGTATTAGAAAGTCTTTCTTTTAGActctattaattattaattatttaagataCATTCATGTTATCacttaataaaaattctaaagtcagattaaaataaaatatttatttattatgtagattaaaataaaaataggtttcttttaaaaaaaattaatagagacagaaaaaaaaaagaataccaaaccaaaaaaaatacatgcataTGTATTATAAGTATACTATCCTCTTTTCAAGAAATACTTAAGTGAATCATTTTccttataaataataacaataaaatagacAAGTATAATTCGctcgataaaaaatattttttaaaaaaccatccAAATCTATTAGgggtaaaataaatatttttaattcattgagAGTTTTAGGGGTCTAACAATGTTGAATTGTTTCTTTGATCAAttcattaacttttttattttcagcaaagctaattaaatgaaaaatttgtGTTAAGTTTTAcattggataaaaataaataatttaatcagcATGAGTGAGAAaaacatacaaattttaatttaatatcttaaGATTTTGAGTTGAATATATAATGTTAAATTAACTTGTGTAATATGTTCAaagtttattaataaaaatctcTCTTATGGtgttaattaagttaaataatGCTTCACACCTTTTATACtggttccataaaaaaaaattaatcatggaATCTCATTTCTTCTCGTTTTCTTTTAGCAGACATGACACCTATGCAAAAAACTTTGAATTAGAACCCTCTCCCCTTCAGCCATGCGAATATGGATTTCTGCTACAATAAGCTACACTTCATCCCTATCAATTTTTAAGTCTTTCTCCACTTTGGCTTCTCCTCTCCATCTTGCTCATCCAAACTCTCTCCTTACCTTTAACAATCCAGTTGGTTCAAGTTCATCTCAttccttgttgatttttttatttatcaagatCTCCAAAATGATTTCTATTTCTTTCCTTCAATTTACTTTTTATCAACTTAAGTTTATCTTTCAAATTAACGTCTACTGTCCTTCAATTTGCATCCCCTTCCGTGAAGGTGCAACATATGCATACTGAGCATAccctttttctttaaaatgattGCACAATAATTTGATATACTGACCCCACTAAAAAATATCCCCCCATAAATTCTCCCAAGAATTTATCTAACCTGCTGCGCtcataaatatgataattaaccttcatatttgaaattaaatcgGATGCCAATATTGTAATCACCATCATCTTAGGTATTTTTCACATACTTCTAATCTAAATTTGTAAGGAGATAATAACGTGGAAGAA
It includes:
- the LOC100527800 gene encoding basic helix-loop-helix (bHLH) DNA-binding protein isoform X1, producing MTEESAGNTVATSITPFNWWYLQANSLSSWNDTNSTWNSQPNPNSSSSCEEDISVSTSFTNASNHSSLTVESSRRLIEPPAPSSNELMGEHASDNQLWSHVLSGVGSNGELHNGQEIGENFLDALSSKSMTSTMFQPVCDYLKKLDHTSWEYNGPTSLNSFEKHLNGFSEAMIENNERLTKLSNLVSTWSIAPPDPEVSSHFDPQTNNMSLSSNSMDHHFPQSEHFKQPFRDSTSSCSLGGASRSSGVIPNCYDHDMKVKQEYHASEVPPGAVFGKTLNANGFNSLSVGDSCKLYHGMPNISSCTRNFSDVISFNSRLGRPVIGVHSQKPSMKYLNVSESKKQGLQTPSPPIRTNVNGKGEGTTREVKKKRSEESSDAMLKKPKQDTSTASSSKAPKVKLGDKITALQQIVSPFGKTDTASVLFEAIGYIKFLQEQVQLLSNPYLKANTHKDPWGSLDRKDKEDTKLDLRSRGLCLVPTSCTPLVYRDSSGPDYWTPAYRGCLYR
- the LOC100527800 gene encoding basic helix-loop-helix (bHLH) DNA-binding protein, producing the protein MTEESAGNTVATSITPFNWWYLQANSLSSWNDTNSTWNSQPNPNSSSSCEEDISVSTSFTNASNHSSLTVESSRRLIEPPAPSSNELMGEHASDNQLWSHVLSGVGSNGELHNGQEIGENFLDALSSKSMTSTMFQPVCDYLKKLDHTSWEYNGPTSLNSFEKHLNGFSEAMIENNERLTKLSNLVSTWSIAPPDPEVSSHFDPQTNNMSLSSNSMDHHFPQSEHFKQPFRDSTSSCSLGGASRSSGVIPNCYDHDMKVKQEYHASEVPPGAVFGKTLNANGFNSLSVGDSCKLYHGMPNISSCTRNFSDVISFNSRLGRPVIGVHSQKPSMKYLNVSESKKQGLQTPSPPIRTNVNGKGEGTTREVKKKRSEESSDAMLKKPKQDTSTASSSKVQAPKVKLGDKITALQQIVSPFGKTDTASVLFEAIGYIKFLQEQVQLLSNPYLKANTHKDPWGSLDRKDKEDTKLDLRSRGLCLVPTSCTPLVYRDSSGPDYWTPAYRGCLYR